The region TCAAGAGAGAGCACAACTTTAGTGAGTGTACCATGGAGCTCATCAGTCAGATTGGACCATATTCACACAGAGTTGCTGTACGATTCTTACCAGAACTACTACTATGAAACTCATGCACTCAACTTCATAGCGTAGCCATAAGGTGGAAAAAGTCTCCTGCTGAATGAGTCTCCCCACTCCACAAAGATATCAAATATTGTTCTGACTGGAAAATAGTGCCCATAACTACCTCTGCAAGTATAGCCAAGGCGACGGGCAGCCTGACCCTACCCATGGCGTCTCAGaacaaaatcccactgagttcaacgagGTGTCCTCCCAAATAAGCATACATAAGGATGGCAGCCTCCACAGCTCACCTTCAGCACCCGGGCAAAGCGGTCCAGGCAGTTTcccacagctatgtcaatggtcTCCCCAAATATACGGTAGCGGCGCTCAGAGTATGCAATGACCTGCCAGGGAGAGAGGTAAGAAATTATAACACTTTACCTGGACACAGACCCATTGAGACTTTTATTTatggctcccaggaaagtatttaGTGTCTGCCTCCACCCAGCACTCTGTCCCGACTTGGTGCCAGTTCTAGTGTGTAGCAGAAGCAACTCAGAAGGCCCCACATTGTTTGTGTCCTCTTAATTGTGTCCAATTAAGGGGACACAAGGAGAAAGGGGTTTCCTGAGTGGGCAAGTCTAGTCTGGTTGAGGCCTCGTTGGTGGGACTGCGCTGCTGGGGAAGGAGCATGACAAGAGGGTTTGTGGCGCAGAGGCCAGAATGCAAGAGGTCTTCTTTGAAAACTATTGTGCTGTAGTGTCCAAGATACAAAGGGACTGTATGGGGGAATTGTGAAGAGCACAAAAAGAGCTTTCATGTCAGAAAGGGTGGGCAGAACTGAGTATGTTGCAGGGAATAGATGGAAAAGAATTATGTCAGCCCTGCAGCAAAGAGGCTACAACAGATGGCCTACCTGAGTGTTACCACCACTGACATACAACACTGTTGGGTTCTGGGCACCTGTCACCAGTCGTCCCATTTCAATATGCCCCACACAGTGGTTCACTCCCAGGAGAGGCTTTCCCCACAGCTGGGCCACTGTTCGGGCCACAATAGCCACGGTCACTAGAGGTGCACCCATGCCTGGACCTGCATAAGGAGACAAATGTTAGTTCTAAGCAGTGGAAAAGTAGAGAACATGCCTTTCAACCCACATCAGTGACAATGTtccacatccatccatccacagAATCCTGGCTGGAGGGTCACCAATTTGACAATCTCCGTGAATAATCTAAAATGGTGGCTTCCACACCAGGCCCTAATCCATCCCTACAAGGGGGCCTCGACAGACTCACCCTTAGTAAAAGCCACAGCATCAATGTCCTGTGGCTTCAGTCCAGCTTCACACAGTGCATCCTGTAGGACTGTGAGGACACAGGAGCGGTGGTGACGTGCTGTGTCACTTGGTAGGAAGCCTGGAAGGAGGAAGGATCAGAAGAGTGAGACTGGGAAAAGCAGCCAGGCAGAACTCTCAGCAAGACTGAATACGAGGAACTTCAAAAAGACATAGGCCCAAATcaaaaccaactttccagcactggcatagaggtgccaatgggacgtgtgctgcatcctgcagttgggtgtcactcacagaggcctcctcaaagtaagggaatgtttgttcccttatctcagagctgcattgccctatgtcagtactggaaagcactgacataaggggttaggattgtacctaaAATTATATGCTCCGTTCACACAATTTATATTGCTTGTAGGCTCCTGTTTCTCTCAGGGTGGAGTTTGGGTTAGGTGGCCTCAGAAAGTTCCCTTCTTTCAGCACAGACATCTCTGGACAGTGAGCTGTGTGTGTTGCACACTTACCCTGCCCAGGAGGGGTGACATATGTTCGTCGGGGGTTGCTCAGCACCTCTCCATCCCGCACAATCCCCACGCCAATCTTGTTTGCGCTACCCTCGAAGCCTATCACCACGGGCATCACCTCCTGGAAAGGCAGAAAGTAAAGAGTCTGAAGCTTCTAAAAACAGTGAGGTTCTGGGGACTTcggttacaatcctacccacacctttctgggagtaagccccactgactataatgggacttacttttgagtagacatggataggcttgggctcttagaggTCAAGACTTCTCACCTACCTCTGGTAATGCGTAGCAGAATCCAGATGTCAGAAAAGGGGCCAAAGTTTAGACACCAGGATCTCACATTGCCTGTAAAAGATAATACCACTGTactttatatcaggggtctctaaaccttttggccagaggactgcatcaaatatctggtgtggtttggagggccagaaaaaaaaattaaataaataaattagagatggaacttagatgagtgaataaatgaatgaatgggctcattcattcagcctctttgcccctcagaacactctccaggtacaatcagagcacagttctggtcatattcagttgagtgggccagaggctttcaggggacaagaggttggctgcgggccggaaagaggtttactgcgggccgcatctggcccctgggccggggtttggagacccctgttttatatTGATGAATTTGCAACAACTAGCATCTACCTGGTTCCACATTTATATAGGTATCTATACCCCACTcttccaacaaaacaaaaaaaaagtttgatcTGGGTGGTTTACAGCAATAAACTGTGGTGTCAAATAAATTTGACAGCAATACTGTCAAAAATTAATAGAACATCAAAGTAGCGGTTAAAACAGCAGCATAGAAAACAGCccagaaattaacagcccaatcccaagcatgtctactcagaagtaagtcccatttgagtccaaggggcttactcccaggaaagtgtggataggattgggctgtaagtcatttctgcccaaggttgcgcACACGTaacaccggcaccctgcgaccttgaagcagctggcaagctgcagctgagctgttccatctgctcggagcatgggaggatggaggccagaatgttaaaccagatcggagtgtaacaccttgaatgtagtggttcttgaaagaaagaaccttctttcaatttgtaaaaatccctgcgtggatttaatatgcctgcctatgtaaaccgccttgaataaagtcttgaataaagaccaagaaaggcggtatataaatactgtatattattattattattataacagggatcaaatgtgtacatctgtgggctgggcataaaTGGGTCAAAATACACATTTAAAGGACATGGGAAAGTAAGGTCTTCACTGAGTATCAACATGATAATAAAGGGGGTGTAAGTCTTGGGAGAGTCCTAGGGGTGGGTTACAACCACTGAGAATCCCCTCTCTAGTTATCCCCTTCAGAGGACAGGGCACCCAATCCCCAATGTGGTTTAGGACTCGCCacctccaaactgacctataatAAACTTCCACGTAAAGATAAGGATCAATGctgca is a window of Tiliqua scincoides isolate rTilSci1 chromosome 5, rTilSci1.hap2, whole genome shotgun sequence DNA encoding:
- the OSGEP gene encoding tRNA N6-adenosine threonylcarbamoyltransferase, giving the protein MPVVIGFEGSANKIGVGIVRDGEVLSNPRRTYVTPPGQGFLPSDTARHHRSCVLTVLQDALCEAGLKPQDIDAVAFTKGPGMGAPLVTVAIVARTVAQLWGKPLLGVNHCVGHIEMGRLVTGAQNPTVLYVSGGNTQVIAYSERRYRIFGETIDIAVGNCLDRFARVLKISNDPSPGYNIEQMAKKGQKLVELPYTVKGMDVSFSGILSHIEEVAHRMLASGECTPEDLCFSLQETLFAMLVEITERAMAHTGSHEALIVGGVGCNERLQGMMEVMCQERGAKLFATDERFCIDNGAMIAQAGWEMLRSGQVTALEDSWITQRYRTDEVEVTWRD